The window ACTTTGACTACTCCTTCAATGAGGCCACCACCAACGACCTGGTCTACAAGTAATGGCCTCATGTCACCTTTTCTCATGTAGCAATAAGGTGGATCCTATTGATGGTTTCCCAAGTTAGATGGAGCGTAACTCAACGTGTAGATGGTGTGCACCAATACGGTATAACATCCGTAATGTTGACGGAAACTCTTGGTGTGCTTTTCGAAACAGGCCGTTATCGTCTTTCAAAGACCACATTTGATGCGGTTTTATTTTATGTCGACAGGTTCACGGCCAAACCTTTGGTGCGCTCCATTTTTGAAGGTGGCATGGCCACATGTTTCGCCTACGGCCAGACTGGAAGTGGAAAGACTCATGTAAGCCTCGTCTTTCTGTATGATGTTGGCCTGTCTTGAAGCAGTATGTTCCATTTGTAATAAATGTCTTTGGGCTCATCTAGACGATGGGAGGGGATTTCACAGGGAAGCAGCAGAACAGCGCTAAAGGAATCTACGCCTTGGCAGGTAGGACCACGCCCATGGTTCATCTTAATGTTTTACTCTGAGTCACTTCATTTAAACTACAGTACATCCACTATTGTTCCAATTGGCCACTTCCAttggtgtttccccttttttttataaGCATTTTGTAATCTTCCTCCCAGCCCAGGATGTTTTCACCCTTCTTGACCAGGGGAGGTATGCCAACCTGGATCTCTCTGCTCATGTCAGCTTCTTCGAGATTTACAATGGAAAAGTAATAAAAACTAAACCTATAtctgaccaaaaaaaaaccGACATAATTAAATTACCCAACgttgaaatgtactttttttaaaacacgcaTCTAGGTGTATGACCTACTGAATAAGAAGGCCAAGCTCCGCGTTCTGGAGGATGACCGACAGCAGGTTCAGATTGTGGGCCTGGAGGAGGTTTATGTGTCCAAAGCAGATGAGGTCATCAAGATTATCCAGCTGGGCAGTGCATGCAGGTACTAAAGTAATAGCTTATCAACAATAACATTTGTGCCATTCTTCAGCtaacccccgacccccccccccccccaagataTAGGGTTAACTTGACGGCGTTCCCTTTCCTTCTGTCCGACTGTCTCTCCAGAACATCGGGCCAGACCTCTGCCAACGCCAACTCCTCGCGCTCTCATGCTATTCTTCAGATTGTGCTGCGCCGCAACGACCGCGCGGCCACGCTGCACGGCAAGTTCTCCCTGGTCGATTTGGCCGGCAACGAGCGCGGCACCGACGTCAGCAGCAACGACCGCAGCACTTTGGTGGAGACGGCCGAGATCAACCGCAGCCTGCTGGCTCTCAAGGTACAACGAATGAAGCCAAATGGATGGATACCAAATATTTTGCACCTCCGCTGTGTTGCATGAGAAGTAACCTGCCGTTTGCAACACAAGCCTGTAAaggaaaaaatgtataaaattgtgtgtttgatattttttaaactaaaaaggTGTTGAAAATCTCCACTGTTGTCTCGTAGGAGTGCATCCGCTCACTGGGAATGAACAGCGATCACATTCCTTTCCGGCAGTGCACTTTGACCAAAGTCCTCAGGGACTCCTTCATTGGAGAGAAGTCCAGAACCTGCATGGTGCGTTCAGAACCCCCAACCTGTATTGTGGTCTTATTTCCATTACTGTGAACGTTGCAGAtgcacatcaaacacacatggcttaaattgATATGTGTGTCTAAagttcaaaatgtatttacatgtttTCCCTGCTGTGATTCCATAGATTGCAATGGTGTCTCCAGGCATGGCTTCATGTGAATACACGATGAACACGCTACGTTATGCGGACAGGTAATCATTTGCCTTGTGCAGTTAGCTGCAATTCCAAGTACCCCTCCCCTTTGTTTTAGTGGACATGCTAATTTGTGTCGTTATATTTTGTCAGAGCAAAGGAGCTGAAGGCCAGTAGCAAAGCTAATGAAGCAGCTAAGGCACAAGAGCCTCTCAATAGCTCCACAGAGGAGGTCAGCTGGCAAGACATCAGTCCAAAATCTTAGTGAACGTTGATAAAATCATATGTATGATCTTAAATGTTTCTTGTAAATCTGTTGTAGGAATCTGTTGAGGATCCCACTGAACCCATATCCCTAGTAGGAGAGCTCCAGGAGAAGGTTTACTCACAGTTCCAGGTATAGTTTGATTAGTCTATTACAGAATACAAGACGCGTGGTGATGCTGGGGTTTGGCTCTGTAGATCCTTATGCTTGTgtggccttttgtttttgcagagagCCAGTGAACTCTTCAATGCGATGGGACAAACCTCTTACAGCATTGAGGCTGCACTTCCTGACCTTGTGGACCATGCAAATCATTTATTGGGTTTGTACAAACCACAATATTTTGATcgtgttcttttttcttttcttttttgtccgtGAATCATTTTTCAGGCATCCTGGAAAATCCTGACATCACGTGCAACGCTAACCGACGCCCTTGTTATTGGCGTAGCAGAAGGTTATTTAGTAGTGGGGCACAAATAGTTCATTCCGCTAACGTGTGATCACTGCATGCTGACCAGGGGGAAGCACAGGAGAAACGTTTTCCTCACCAGATGCACCATGTGCCAGGATGAATctgttcaaaataaagtaccatCTTGGTGGATAAATGCactttattaaatgtattttcttctccGTCACCCATAGATGTGGTACAGGCTTTGCAGACGGCGGTGGAACAGGAGAAAATGTCCAGGCAACGCTACTGAGAACTCACTCCGTAGGGGTGTTTATTAAAAGTTCCttgatttaaatgtgttaatgattgattgattgttttaaataaataaaatgtatactgACACTATCATTGAAAATGTTTAAAGTCTTGTGAGACTACACTTATATTTTTTATGCTAATGTGGAAGCATAATACATTTGCAATTAAACGAGTTCAACCCTAATCCCCTCAATGGGTGATTAACTTTTGTTTGagcttaaaataaaatgctatttgtcataaggaaaatgtatatttttagcAAATGATACACTCAGAAAAGAATTACGGACACACATATCACTGGTAAGCTGTATAATTGTTTACTACCCAACTGTGAACACTGACTGAACACTTGGGTTTTGAGGATGATCCTGAATTTGTCTACATATTGGATTTGGATTTACAACTAACCTTTTGGGAAAAGGTTTTGTTTACTTAACTGACTTTGATACTTGGTTCTGGAGTGGGGAAATGTACAGAAATACAAAGGTTGGAGAGCccagacattttaaaaaaaaatccaaacttaTGAATACCAGAATCTGAAAACGCAAGAATCCACcaaaaatggaaatattttctATACAGATATTTCAATaacacagataaatgtacaGGGGGGGCTGAAGCAGCTGGTACCTGAAGGAGCAGCCTGCACGCACTTTAGGGCAGTagagcagccgcagcagcaggtggcgctAGAGGGAGCTCCACGTGCCATCAcagccagaggaagaggagggaccaACCAGCAACTAAACAGATTAAGTCGCTCCTCCGTCTGACAGGCGAGGAAACGGATCCAGCAGCGGAAGGCGATGGCGTGTCTACGGTTCTCGCTCCTGGTTTTGGGGATCTTCTCGCTGTGCTGCGCCGCGTCTGGCGACAGCGGTGGCGTGAAGAAGATGAAGCTGCAGTTCGCCACCGGTCCCCTTCTCAAGTTTCAGATTTGGTAACCAGATAAGCGAAATTCTGGCGAGTCATTGCgtgctaactaacgttagctaaactCTGCTAGCAACAGCACAGGCCGACAGCTAGCGAGCCGCCGGTGGTTTATTCAGGCTCGTTATAAGAGAAGAAACGTAAGTGTCGCTAGTTGTTGAGGAATTACGCGACCACCGCTTGAGCACACGGGGAGATTAACGTTAAATGGAAGTTCCCGATTTCTGCCGCTCGTCGTGAACATTCGGTCcaaagcgcc is drawn from Gasterosteus aculeatus chromosome 3, fGasAcu3.hap1.1, whole genome shotgun sequence and contains these coding sequences:
- the kif2c gene encoding kinesin-like protein KIF2C isoform X1, coding for MEKSLSRLLIELSVKISRSDGRVHMATVKSVDAVRSRVMVEWNERNICRGKELEMTELCALNPELLDHIKTFTNQTADPPAPAPEKKYEGRLRSSRIPGPTSPFIQAVTQAEESVASRMQTRQTCTFQAPAPVVAPVSTSESSRAILETVGPDLPSSSVLANSVLPNQQSKKNDAKLSQSQTSARKAAEENNEAERMPPPSTAKGRRKSVAPQELNKGSKRLSCFVKAPDMQAKRGKFGEALQPNLKFHDMIRDFRETLEITPITTSSDIEPHRITVCVRKRPLNKQEVIKKEIDVVSVPGRGAVLVHEPKQKVDLTKYLDNQVFHFDYSFNEATTNDLVYKFTAKPLVRSIFEGGMATCFAYGQTGSGKTHTMGGDFTGKQQNSAKGIYALAAQDVFTLLDQGRYANLDLSAHVSFFEIYNGKVYDLLNKKAKLRVLEDDRQQVQIVGLEEVYVSKADEVIKIIQLGSACRTSGQTSANANSSRSHAILQIVLRRNDRAATLHGKFSLVDLAGNERGTDVSSNDRSTLVETAEINRSLLALKECIRSLGMNSDHIPFRQCTLTKVLRDSFIGEKSRTCMIAMVSPGMASCEYTMNTLRYADRAKELKASSKANEAAKAQEPLNSSTEEESVEDPTEPISLVGELQEKVYSQFQRASELFNAMGQTSYSIEAALPDLVDHANHLLDVVQALQTAVEQEKMSRQRY
- the kif2c gene encoding kinesin-like protein KIF2C isoform X2; this translates as MEKSLSRLLIELSVKISRSDGRVHMATVKSVDAVRSRVMVEWNERNICRGKELEMTELCALNPELLDHIKTFTNQTADPPAPAPEKKYEGRLRSSRIPGPTSLASRMQTRQTCTFQAPAPVVAPVSTSESSRAILETVGPDLPSSSVLANSVLPNQQSKKNDAKLSQSQTSARKAAEENNEAERMPPPSTAKGRRKSVAPQELNKGSKRLSCFVKAPDMQAKRGKFGEALQPNLKFHDMIRDFRETLEITPITTSSDIEPHRITVCVRKRPLNKQEVIKKEIDVVSVPGRGAVLVHEPKQKVDLTKYLDNQVFHFDYSFNEATTNDLVYKFTAKPLVRSIFEGGMATCFAYGQTGSGKTHTMGGDFTGKQQNSAKGIYALAAQDVFTLLDQGRYANLDLSAHVSFFEIYNGKVYDLLNKKAKLRVLEDDRQQVQIVGLEEVYVSKADEVIKIIQLGSACRTSGQTSANANSSRSHAILQIVLRRNDRAATLHGKFSLVDLAGNERGTDVSSNDRSTLVETAEINRSLLALKECIRSLGMNSDHIPFRQCTLTKVLRDSFIGEKSRTCMIAMVSPGMASCEYTMNTLRYADRAKELKASSKANEAAKAQEPLNSSTEEESVEDPTEPISLVGELQEKVYSQFQRASELFNAMGQTSYSIEAALPDLVDHANHLLDVVQALQTAVEQEKMSRQRY